A region from the Drosophila bipectinata strain 14024-0381.07 chromosome 3R, DbipHiC1v2, whole genome shotgun sequence genome encodes:
- the cher gene encoding filamin-A isoform X5 — protein sequence MHFSWLTEKAPTPLATWADHSYFFRPQYYKVTVSERDHVEKTNVYFNETIIPENQGLNGSDFMPLNFKSSFSIVTHQAEVRMPSGKVDKPVIQDNRDGTVSVKYDPREEGSHELVVKYNGEPVQGSPFKFHVDSITSGYVTAYGPGLTHGVTGEPANFTISTKGASAGGLTMAVEGPSKADINYHDNKDGTVSVQYLPTAPGEYQVSVRFGDKHIKGSPYFAKITGEGRKRNQISVGSCSEVTMPGDITDDDLRALNASIQAPSGLEEPCFLKRMPTGNIGISFTPREIGEHLVSVKRLGKHINNSPFKVTVCEREVGDAKKVKVTGNGLKEGQTHADNIFSVDTRNAGFGGLSVSIEGPSKAEIQCTDKDDGTLNISYKPTEPGYYIVNLKFADHHVEGSPFTVKVSGEGSNRKREKIQRERDAVPITEIGSQCKLTFKMPGITSFDLAACVTSPSNVTEDAEIQEVEDGLYSVHFVPKELGVHTVSVRYSEMHIPGSPFQFTVGPLRDSGSHLVKAGGSGLERGVVGEAAEFNVWTREAGGGSLAISVEGPSKADIEFKDRKDGSCDVSYKVTEPGEYRVGLKFNDRHIPDSPFKVYVSPDAGDAHKLEVQQFPQGNIQADAPYQFMVRKNGAKGELDAKIVAPSGTDDDCFIQVIDGEMYSVRFYPRENGIHAIHVKFNGVHIPDSPFRIKVGKDVADPAAVHATGNGLDEVKTGHKADFIINTCNAGVGTLAVSIDGPSKVAMDCTEVEEGYKVRYTPLLPGEHYITVKYNNMHIVGSPFKVNATGDKLADEGAQETSTVIVETVQKVAKGGKNTGVHLPTFKSDASKVVSKGMGLKKAYIGKQNQFSISATDAGNNILYVGMYGPRGPCEEFHVKHAGHNNYNVQYLVRDRGQYVLLIKWGEEHIPGSPFQIDV from the exons CTGAAGTCAGAATGCCAAGCGGTAAGGTAGACAAACCCGTTATCCAGGACAACCGTGACGGTACCGTCTCGGTCAAGTACGATCCCCGTGAGGAGGGATCCCACGAGCTGGTGGTCAAATACAATGGAGAACCCGTCCAAG GATCTCCCTTCAAATTCCATGTTGACTCGATCACCTCCGGCTATGTGACTGCCTACGGACCTGGTTTGACCCACGGTGTGACCGGCGAGCCGGCCAACTTCACCATCTCCACCAAGGGAGCCAGCGCCGGTGGCCTGACCATGGCCGTCGAAGGACCCAGCAAGGCGGAC atTAACTACCATGATAACAAAGATGGCACCGTGTCCGTGCAATACCTGCCCACTGCCCCCGGCGAGTACCAGGTGTCGGTTCGCTTCGGCGACAAGCACATCAAGGGATCGCCCTACTTTGCCAAGATCACTGGTGAGGGACGCAAGCGTAACCAGATCTCGGTTGGTTCCTGCTCCGAGGTGACCATGCCCGGCGACATCACCGACGATGATCTGCGCGCCCTGAACGCTTCCATCCAGGCTCCCAGCGGCCTGGAGGAGCCATGCTTCCTGAAGCGCATGCCCACCGGCAACATTGGCATCTCGTTCACTCCCCGCGAGATCGGCGAGCACTTGGTGTCGGTTAAGCGCCTGGGAAAGCACATCAACAACTCTCCCTTCAAGGTCACCGTGTGTGAGCGCGAGGTGGGCGATGCCAAGAAGGTCAAGGTCACCGGTAACGGCCTGAAGGAGGGTCAAACCCATGCCGACAACATCTTCTCCGTGGACACCCGCAACGCCGGTTTCGGTGGTCTCTCCGTCTCGATCGAGGGTCCCAGCAAAGCTGAGATCCAGTGCACGGACAAGGACGATGGCACCCTGAACATCTCCTACAAGCCCACGGAGCCAGGTTACTACATTGTCAACCTGAAGTTCGCGGATCACCACGTGGAGGGATCCCCCTTCACCGTCAAGGTGTCGGGCGAGGGCAGCAACCGCAAGCGCGAGAAGATCCAGCGTGAGCGCGATGCCGTCCCCATCACGGAAATCGGCAGCCAGTGCAAGCTGACCTTCAAGATGCCCGGCATCACGTCCTTCGACTTGGCCGCCTGCGTCACCTCGCCCAGCAACGTGACTGAGGATGCCGAGATTCAGGAGGTGGAGGATGGCCTCTACTCGGTGCACTTTGTGCCCAAGGAACTGGGCGTGCACACCGTCTCTGTGCGCTACTCTGAGATGCACATACCCGGCTCGCCCTTCCAGTTCACGGTTGGACCGCTGCGCGACTCTGGCAGCCATTTGGTCAAGGCCGGTGGTTCTGGTCTGGAGCGCGGCGTTGTCGGCGAGGCGGCGGAATTCAATGTGTGGACCCGCGAGGCTGGCGGTGGCTCCCTGGCCATCTCCGTTGAGGGCCCCAGCAAGGCCGATATTGAGTTCAAGGACCGCAAGGACGGCAGCTGCGATGTCTCGTACAAGGTTACCGAGCCAGGCGAGTACCGTGTGGGTCTGAAGTTCAACGACCGCCACATCCCCGACTCACCGTTCAAGGTCTACGTTTCGCCGGACGCCGGTGATGCCCACAAGCTGGAGGTTCAGCAGTTCCCGCAGGGCAACATCCAGGCGGACGCCCCCTACCAGTTCATGGTGCGCAAGAACGGCGCCAAGGGCGAGCTGGATGCCAAGATCGTGGCTCCTTCCGGCACGGATGACGATTGCTTCATCCAGGTAATCGACGGAGAGATGTACTCGGTGCGCTTCTATCCTCGCGAGAACGGTATCCATGCCATCCACGTCAAGTTTAACGGCGTCCACATTCCGGACTCGCCGTTCAGAATCAAGGTGGGCAAGGATGTGGCCGATCCGGCTGCTGTCCACGCCACCGGCAACGGTCTGGACGAGGTGAAGACCGGACACAAGGCCGACTTCATCATTAATACCTGCAACGCTGGCGTAGGCACTCTAGCCGTTTCCATTGATGGACCCTCAAAGGTGGCCATGGACTGCACGGAAGTGGAGGAGGGCTACAAGGTGCGGTACACCCCACTGCTTCCGGGCGAGCACTACATCACCGTGAAGTACAACAACATGCATATCGTGGGATCACCcttcaaggtgaacgccaccGGCGACAAGCTGGCGGACGAGGGTGCCCAGGAGACGTCGACTGTCATTGTGGAGACGGTCCAGAAGGTGGCCAAGGGCGGCAAGAACACTGGCGTCCATCTGCCCACCTTCAAGTCTGATGCCAGCAAGGTGGTGTCCAAGGGCATGGGCCTGAAGAAGGCCTACATTGGCAAGCAGAACCAGTTCAGCATCTCGGCCACAGATGCGG GCAACAACATCTTGTACGTGGGCATGTACGGACCAAGGGGTCCTTGCGAGGAGTTCCACGTTAAGCACGCCGGCCACAACAACTACAACGTGCAGTACCTGGTGCGCGATCGTGGCCAGTACGTGCTGCTGATCAAGTGGGGCGAGGAGCACATACCCGGCTCCCCATTCCAGATCGATGTGtag
- the cher gene encoding filamin-A isoform X6: MPSGKVDKPVIQDNRDGTVSVKYDPREEGSHELVVKYNGEPVQGSPFKFHVDSITSGYVTAYGPGLTHGVTGEPANFTISTKGASAGGLTMAVEGPSKADINYHDNKDGTVSVQYLPTAPGEYQVSVRFGDKHIKGSPYFAKITGEGRKRNQISVGSCSEVTMPGDITDDDLRALNASIQAPSGLEEPCFLKRMPTGNIGISFTPREIGEHLVSVKRLGKHINNSPFKVTVCEREVGDAKKVKVTGNGLKEGQTHADNIFSVDTRNAGFGGLSVSIEGPSKAEIQCTDKDDGTLNISYKPTEPGYYIVNLKFADHHVEGSPFTVKVSGEGSNRKREKIQRERDAVPITEIGSQCKLTFKMPGITSFDLAACVTSPSNVTEDAEIQEVEDGLYSVHFVPKELGVHTVSVRYSEMHIPGSPFQFTVGPLRDSGSHLVKAGGSGLERGVVGEAAEFNVWTREAGGGSLAISVEGPSKADIEFKDRKDGSCDVSYKVTEPGEYRVGLKFNDRHIPDSPFKVYVSPDAGDAHKLEVQQFPQGNIQADAPYQFMVRKNGAKGELDAKIVAPSGTDDDCFIQVIDGEMYSVRFYPRENGIHAIHVKFNGVHIPDSPFRIKVGKDVADPAAVHATGNGLDEVKTGHKADFIINTCNAGVGTLAVSIDGPSKVAMDCTEVEEGYKVRYTPLLPGEHYITVKYNNMHIVGSPFKVNATGDKLADEGAQETSTVIVETVQKVAKGGKNTGVHLPTFKSDASKVVSKGMGLKKAYIGKQNQFSISATDAGNNILYVGMYGPRGPCEEFHVKHAGHNNYNVQYLVRDRGQYVLLIKWGEEHIPGSPFQIDV, encoded by the exons ATGCCAAGCGGTAAGGTAGACAAACCCGTTATCCAGGACAACCGTGACGGTACCGTCTCGGTCAAGTACGATCCCCGTGAGGAGGGATCCCACGAGCTGGTGGTCAAATACAATGGAGAACCCGTCCAAG GATCTCCCTTCAAATTCCATGTTGACTCGATCACCTCCGGCTATGTGACTGCCTACGGACCTGGTTTGACCCACGGTGTGACCGGCGAGCCGGCCAACTTCACCATCTCCACCAAGGGAGCCAGCGCCGGTGGCCTGACCATGGCCGTCGAAGGACCCAGCAAGGCGGAC atTAACTACCATGATAACAAAGATGGCACCGTGTCCGTGCAATACCTGCCCACTGCCCCCGGCGAGTACCAGGTGTCGGTTCGCTTCGGCGACAAGCACATCAAGGGATCGCCCTACTTTGCCAAGATCACTGGTGAGGGACGCAAGCGTAACCAGATCTCGGTTGGTTCCTGCTCCGAGGTGACCATGCCCGGCGACATCACCGACGATGATCTGCGCGCCCTGAACGCTTCCATCCAGGCTCCCAGCGGCCTGGAGGAGCCATGCTTCCTGAAGCGCATGCCCACCGGCAACATTGGCATCTCGTTCACTCCCCGCGAGATCGGCGAGCACTTGGTGTCGGTTAAGCGCCTGGGAAAGCACATCAACAACTCTCCCTTCAAGGTCACCGTGTGTGAGCGCGAGGTGGGCGATGCCAAGAAGGTCAAGGTCACCGGTAACGGCCTGAAGGAGGGTCAAACCCATGCCGACAACATCTTCTCCGTGGACACCCGCAACGCCGGTTTCGGTGGTCTCTCCGTCTCGATCGAGGGTCCCAGCAAAGCTGAGATCCAGTGCACGGACAAGGACGATGGCACCCTGAACATCTCCTACAAGCCCACGGAGCCAGGTTACTACATTGTCAACCTGAAGTTCGCGGATCACCACGTGGAGGGATCCCCCTTCACCGTCAAGGTGTCGGGCGAGGGCAGCAACCGCAAGCGCGAGAAGATCCAGCGTGAGCGCGATGCCGTCCCCATCACGGAAATCGGCAGCCAGTGCAAGCTGACCTTCAAGATGCCCGGCATCACGTCCTTCGACTTGGCCGCCTGCGTCACCTCGCCCAGCAACGTGACTGAGGATGCCGAGATTCAGGAGGTGGAGGATGGCCTCTACTCGGTGCACTTTGTGCCCAAGGAACTGGGCGTGCACACCGTCTCTGTGCGCTACTCTGAGATGCACATACCCGGCTCGCCCTTCCAGTTCACGGTTGGACCGCTGCGCGACTCTGGCAGCCATTTGGTCAAGGCCGGTGGTTCTGGTCTGGAGCGCGGCGTTGTCGGCGAGGCGGCGGAATTCAATGTGTGGACCCGCGAGGCTGGCGGTGGCTCCCTGGCCATCTCCGTTGAGGGCCCCAGCAAGGCCGATATTGAGTTCAAGGACCGCAAGGACGGCAGCTGCGATGTCTCGTACAAGGTTACCGAGCCAGGCGAGTACCGTGTGGGTCTGAAGTTCAACGACCGCCACATCCCCGACTCACCGTTCAAGGTCTACGTTTCGCCGGACGCCGGTGATGCCCACAAGCTGGAGGTTCAGCAGTTCCCGCAGGGCAACATCCAGGCGGACGCCCCCTACCAGTTCATGGTGCGCAAGAACGGCGCCAAGGGCGAGCTGGATGCCAAGATCGTGGCTCCTTCCGGCACGGATGACGATTGCTTCATCCAGGTAATCGACGGAGAGATGTACTCGGTGCGCTTCTATCCTCGCGAGAACGGTATCCATGCCATCCACGTCAAGTTTAACGGCGTCCACATTCCGGACTCGCCGTTCAGAATCAAGGTGGGCAAGGATGTGGCCGATCCGGCTGCTGTCCACGCCACCGGCAACGGTCTGGACGAGGTGAAGACCGGACACAAGGCCGACTTCATCATTAATACCTGCAACGCTGGCGTAGGCACTCTAGCCGTTTCCATTGATGGACCCTCAAAGGTGGCCATGGACTGCACGGAAGTGGAGGAGGGCTACAAGGTGCGGTACACCCCACTGCTTCCGGGCGAGCACTACATCACCGTGAAGTACAACAACATGCATATCGTGGGATCACCcttcaaggtgaacgccaccGGCGACAAGCTGGCGGACGAGGGTGCCCAGGAGACGTCGACTGTCATTGTGGAGACGGTCCAGAAGGTGGCCAAGGGCGGCAAGAACACTGGCGTCCATCTGCCCACCTTCAAGTCTGATGCCAGCAAGGTGGTGTCCAAGGGCATGGGCCTGAAGAAGGCCTACATTGGCAAGCAGAACCAGTTCAGCATCTCGGCCACAGATGCGG GCAACAACATCTTGTACGTGGGCATGTACGGACCAAGGGGTCCTTGCGAGGAGTTCCACGTTAAGCACGCCGGCCACAACAACTACAACGTGCAGTACCTGGTGCGCGATCGTGGCCAGTACGTGCTGCTGATCAAGTGGGGCGAGGAGCACATACCCGGCTCCCCATTCCAGATCGATGTGtag
- the cal1 gene encoding peptidyl-prolyl cis-trans isomerase G, with product MSQALVNEETLENLTFQRSKKWASHLKHLESIDDGEELDASDFEDLFQDEGEDPGSNDSEAEAVEDNNDPEANVDIGNIHNVTANMSAAELTLMLCAGENNEAKAEMEEILNQTIPIVQEHKRKWKEAGLDRILDTFDENQIEKHVGEWMQRHNSVYIKATEQKRESIPLKYHRYPYERKPRWSDHDQSDNESLHSIDTARYIRQSRRCMTNKLPNLTTIKMYRKHSHKRDELRAKYAYDDEQEHRHHMQTLLHRRREKKRHLAYLTSSPRHCRLSVTVGGHHSRRKHLSKRRADSSLFDSSSSDEDDHSFGGCDCRNCRRQYALSRSSYQCCSYRGLREEYMHSASRSFHHMRHYHRQELDIRPRVRENECSCCNSDRLCSQAVHIANSSTEEWVVENNSPVELPPHQTPSKCRKLVAVERTTPQSVRYRGHLPHSSKSKVTPSSKLQVQLNYKERISSEGDSSDSNVARSKKPIFEADKKSKILTTPKSCLKSSQKSSSTTKRTTKQKTTKTLPKIAEEEVIADATPRKRDSSGQPTSKKGEALSNNDSTDVFETLEQRSLSESKHISSKRSSTILESGEKSSGSISLRIPVDVSHIKPLKMEEHDKTLAYENEIQRRGRPKKEKKETDTTAERERSLTNEDLTSENKVERRGRPKKEKKETNTTAERERSVTNEDSEESSEGPVLGRRRLVSFSESRGRPSRKARKEKELETEENLNKERKVKTKTKEPEEGKKPKTNSKLSKKSNPAEAKLPKKSNPVESKPKSTTKGKESTRPPRKEATTNISPDSQSNKHKENNLNELSDSDEDLKKALLLSKKTYQEEQLQRIGTKNQASQSPVEQSQGSFNNQSVACNSTALANDTACKRVLPKKRGPKTVASVTSSEQTSIIDLDSTQDSLDKKELATNGEADCTAVTSTTAELKTPPPLKITKQGILLHSPTSEASSGGAYTLTEQGLGRIIGERLASKYIKYHIGSKSFDSSHSVYYKPTPKMTAVIRAQNDPQTMSNIELDCSSSDSDDDIFENIERYGLVYSVLEKN from the exons ATGTCTCAGGCACTGGTAAACGAAGAAACATTGGAAAACCTGACCTTTCAACGCTCCAAGAAATGGGCGAGCCACTTAAAG CATCTGGAAAGTATAGATGACGGCGAGGAACTGGACGCGTCGGACTTCGAGGATCTGTTCCAGGATGAAGGGGAGGATCCGGGGTCTAACGATTCGGAAGCAGAAGCGGTAGAGGATAATAACGATCCGGAAGCCAATGTGGACATTGGCAACATCCATAATGTCACCGCCAATATGAGCGCCGCGGAGTTGACTCTCATGTTGTGCGCCGGTGAGAACAACGAAGCCAAGGCCGAAATGGAGGAAATTCTCAACCAGACCATTCCCATCGTTCAGGAGCACAAACGCAAGTGGAAGGAGGCAGGGCTAGACCGCATCCTGGACACCTTTGACGAGAATCAAATTGAAAAGCACGTAGGAGAGTGGATGCAACGCCACAACAGCGTCTACATTAAGGCCACCGAACAGAAGAGAGAATCTATACCTCTGAAATACCATCGATACCCATATGAACGGAAGCCGCGATGGAGTGATCACGACCAAAGTGACAACGAGTCGTTGCATTCGATCGATACCGCACGTTATATACGTCAGAGCCGTCGTTGTATGACCAACAAGCTGCCCAATCTGACCACCATCAAAATGTACCGAAAACATTCCCATAAGCGGGACGAGCTGAGGGCCAAGTACGCTTATGATGACGAGCAGGAGCACCGCCACCACATGCAAACCCTGCTGCACCGACGTCGCGAGAAAAAGCGCCACCTGGCCTACCTGACGTCCAGCCCGAGACACTGCCGCCTCTCGGTCACTGTTGGCGGACACCACTCTCGGCGAAAGCATCTGAGCAAGCGCCGCGCCGACTCCTCATTATTTGATTCCTCTTCTAGTGACGAAGACGACCACTCCTTTGGTGGCTGCGACTGTCGCAATTGCCGCAGACAATATGCTTTGTCCAGGAGCAGCTATCAGTGCTGTTCCTATAGAGGACTCAGGGAGGAATACATGCATTCTGCTTCACGCTCTTTTCACCACATGCGTCACTACCATCGCCAGGAGCTGGACATACGGCCGCGCGTGCGCGAGAACGAATGCAGTTGCTGCAACAGCGACCGGCTATGTTCCCAAGCTGTGCACATTGCCAACAGTTCCACCGAGGAATGGGTTGTGGAGAACAATAGTCCGGTGGAGTTGCCGCCGCACCAGACGCCAAGTAAGTGTCGCAAGTTAGTGGCTGTTGAAAGGACTACTCCACAATCGGTTCGATACCGCGGTCATCTGCCTCATTCATCCAAATCTAAAGTTACGCCAAGTTCTAAGCTCCAAGTTCAATTGAATTATAAAGAACGAATATCATCTGAGGGCGATTCTTCTGATTCGAATGTCGCTCGATCTAAGAAACCGATTTTCGAAGCagataaaaaatcgaaaattttaacCACTCCAAAAAGTTGCTTGAAATCATCACAAAAGTCGTCCTCAACGACGAAGAGAACCACCAAGCAAAAGACGACAAAAACCTTACCCAAAATAGCTGAAGAAGAGGTTATTGCCGATGCAACGCCCAGAAAAAGAGACTCCAGTGGGCAGCCGACTTCTAAGAAAGGGGAAGCCTTATCGAATAATGACTCAACCGATGTATTCGAAACCCTTGAACAAAGGAGTCTTTCAGAGTCTAAGCATATTTCCTCTAAAAGATCGTCAACAATTTTAGAATCAGGGGAAAAGAGTTCAGGCAGTATTTCCTTACGCATTCCCGTTGATGTGTCTCATATTAAACCCCTAAAAATGGAAGAACATGATAAGACTTTGGCCTACGAGAATGAAATCCAGAGGAGAGGAAGgccgaaaaaagaaaagaaggagACCGATACAACTGCAGAGCGGGAAAGATCTCTAACCAATGAAGACTTGACCTCCGAGAATAAAGTAGAGAGAAGAGGAAGgccgaaaaaagaaaagaaggagACCAATACAACTGCCGAGCGGGAAAGATCTGTAACCAATGAAGACTCTGAAGAGTCATCAGAAGGTCCTGTCTTGGGACGAAGGCGATTAGTCAGTTTTTCAGAATCTCGTGGAAGGCCATCTAGGAAAGCCcggaaagaaaaagaattggagacagaagaaaatctaaataaagaaaggaaagttaaAACAAAGACTAAGGAACCTGAAGAGGGTAAAAAACCCAAGACAAATTCAAAATTGTCCAAGAAGTCTAATCCGGCAGAAGCGAAGTTGCCGAAAAAGTCGAATCCGGTAGAATCTAAACCCAAATCGACAACGAAAGGGAAAGAGAGTACCAGACCCCCCCGAAAGGAAGCCACAACGAACATAAGTCCGGACTCTCAGTCGAATAAACACAAGGAGAACAATTTGAACGAATTATCCGATTCCGATGAGGATCTAAAGAAAGCCCTCCTTTTGTCAAAGAAAACATACCAGGAGGAACAGTTACAGCGCATCGGCACAAAAAATCAAGCATCTCAGTCGCCGGTGGAGCAGTCGCAGGGGTCCTTCAACAACCAGAGCGTGGCCTGCAATTCTACAGCTCTGGCAAACGACACAGCCTGCAAACGTGTTCTGCCCAAGAAGCGAGGCCCGAAAACAGTTGCTTCTGTGACCAGCTCGGAGCAGACTTCGATCATCGACCTGGACAGCACGCAGGATAGTCTGGATAAAAAGGAACTAGCGACAAACGGCGAAGCAGATTGCACGGCTGTGACCTCCACCACTGCTGAACTGAAGACCCCGCCGCCACTAAAGATCACCAAGCAAGGCATCTTGCTGCACAGCCCCACGAGCGAGGCAAGCTCCGGCGGTGCCTACACTCTGACCGAGCAGGGACTCGGCCGGATTATTGGCGAGCGCTTGGCTAGCAAGTACATCAAGTATCACATTGGCAGCAAGAGCTTCGATAGCAGCCACTCGGTTTATTACAAGCCCACTCCGAAGATGACCGCCGTCATCAGAGCCCAAAACGATCCCCAGACAATGTCCAACATCGAGCTCGATTGCAGTTCCAGTGACAGCGATGATGACATATTCGAAAACATCGAGCGATATGGATTGGTTTACAGTGTTCTGGAGAAGAACTAG